A window of Flavobacterium flavigenum contains these coding sequences:
- a CDS encoding L-threonine 3-dehydrogenase, with translation MNPKILIIGACGQIGTELTQKLRKLYGTDNVIASDIRKLNTDVVNSGPFEVINALDFNQIEHLVEVHHITDIYLMAALLSATAEKNPAFAWDLNMNSLFHVLNLAKAKKIQKIFWPSSIAVFGPTTPKENTPQYTIMEPSTVYGISKQAGERWCEYYHNIYGVDVRSIRYPGLISWSTPPGGGTTDYAVDIFYKAIADKKYECFLSSETKMPMMYMDDAIDATINIMKAPAEEIKIHSSYNLAAMSFTPTEIAAEIKKHIPEFEITYNPDFRQKIADSWPASIDDSDARKDWNWNHSFDLESMTKDMLEHLG, from the coding sequence ATGAATCCAAAAATATTAATCATTGGCGCATGTGGTCAAATTGGGACAGAGCTGACTCAGAAACTTCGTAAACTGTACGGAACTGATAATGTAATTGCTTCTGATATTCGAAAATTAAATACAGATGTGGTTAATTCAGGTCCGTTTGAAGTGATTAATGCTTTGGATTTTAATCAAATTGAACATCTGGTAGAAGTTCATCATATTACTGACATTTATTTAATGGCAGCACTTTTATCTGCTACTGCCGAAAAAAACCCTGCATTTGCCTGGGATTTGAATATGAACTCTTTATTTCATGTTTTGAATCTGGCAAAAGCCAAAAAAATTCAGAAAATATTCTGGCCATCAAGCATTGCTGTTTTTGGCCCCACAACCCCAAAAGAAAACACACCTCAATATACGATTATGGAACCTTCAACCGTTTACGGAATTAGTAAACAAGCTGGTGAAAGATGGTGCGAATACTATCACAATATTTACGGAGTTGATGTTCGCAGTATTCGTTATCCAGGTTTGATTAGCTGGTCTACTCCTCCCGGCGGCGGAACTACAGATTATGCTGTGGATATTTTCTATAAAGCTATTGCCGATAAAAAATATGAGTGCTTTTTATCATCCGAAACCAAAATGCCAATGATGTATATGGATGATGCTATTGATGCTACGATCAATATTATGAAGGCTCCTGCTGAAGAAATCAAAATACACTCTTCTTATAATTTAGCTGCTATGAGTTTTACGCCAACAGAGATTGCAGCGGAAATTAAAAAACATATTCCGGAATTTGAAATCACTTATAATCCCGATTTCCGCCAAAAAATTGCCGACAGCTGGCCAGCGAGTATCGACGATTCTGATGCCAGAAAAGACTGGAACTGGAATCATAGTTTTGATTTAGAATCGATGACGAAAGATATGCTGGAGCATTTGGGTTAA
- a CDS encoding complex I subunit 4 family protein produces MNVSTILIILLIGAFATYFSGDKLASKVALLFSLAALGCSIVLLNNYNAGENISVINSWITQPKISFALNADGLGLAMVLLTAALTPVIIFSSFGNEYKNSKAFYGLILFMAFAMTGTFLAADGLLYYIFWELALIPIYFIALIWGNGDADERRKAVVKFFIYTLAGSLFMLTAFIYLYQKAGSFLIEDLYKVQLSACEQFWIFLAFFLAYAIKIPIIPFHTWQANVYQKAPTVGTMLLSGIMLKMGLYSVIRWQLPIAPLAAKEYMYIFIALGIAGVIYGSIVALRQNDLKKLLAYSSLAHVGLIAAGSYTLTLDGLRGAVLQMIAHGFVVVGLFFAAEVIFRRFETREISKLGGIRTQSPKFTSMFLILVLASVALPGTFNFVGEFTVLYSLSQVNIWFALLGGTTIILGAYYMLRMFQHVMLGETNSKTFADVTLNEGISFTVIIAVLLFFGFYPKPITDLITPSLETILNVINKN; encoded by the coding sequence ATGAACGTTTCTACTATATTAATTATACTCTTAATTGGTGCCTTTGCCACTTATTTTTCCGGTGACAAACTAGCTTCAAAAGTTGCTTTGCTTTTTAGTTTAGCTGCTTTAGGATGTTCAATTGTATTATTGAATAATTATAATGCCGGCGAAAATATCAGCGTAATCAACAGCTGGATTACACAACCGAAAATTTCTTTCGCTTTAAATGCTGACGGATTAGGATTAGCAATGGTTTTATTAACTGCAGCTCTTACTCCAGTTATTATATTTTCTTCTTTTGGAAATGAATATAAAAACTCAAAAGCTTTCTACGGATTGATTCTTTTCATGGCGTTTGCTATGACAGGAACTTTCCTTGCTGCAGACGGTCTTTTATATTATATTTTCTGGGAGTTAGCTTTAATTCCAATTTACTTTATTGCGCTTATATGGGGCAACGGAGATGCTGATGAACGCAGAAAAGCAGTGGTTAAATTCTTTATTTACACGCTTGCAGGTTCGCTGTTCATGTTAACTGCTTTTATTTATTTATATCAAAAAGCAGGTTCTTTCTTAATCGAAGATTTATATAAAGTACAATTATCTGCTTGCGAACAATTCTGGATTTTCTTGGCTTTCTTCTTGGCTTATGCTATTAAAATTCCAATTATTCCTTTTCATACATGGCAGGCAAATGTGTACCAAAAAGCACCAACTGTTGGAACGATGCTTTTATCTGGTATCATGCTAAAAATGGGACTTTATAGTGTTATCAGATGGCAATTGCCAATCGCCCCTCTTGCTGCTAAAGAATACATGTACATCTTTATCGCTCTTGGAATTGCAGGTGTAATTTACGGTTCTATTGTAGCCTTGAGACAAAATGATTTGAAAAAATTATTAGCTTATTCTTCTCTTGCTCACGTAGGATTAATCGCAGCAGGATCATACACTTTAACTCTTGATGGTTTAAGAGGTGCGGTTTTACAAATGATCGCTCACGGTTTTGTAGTTGTTGGATTATTCTTTGCTGCTGAAGTTATTTTCAGAAGATTTGAAACCAGGGAAATTTCTAAATTGGGTGGAATCCGTACGCAATCTCCAAAATTTACCTCGATGTTTTTAATTTTGGTTTTAGCTTCTGTTGCTTTGCCTGGTACATTTAACTTTGTTGGGGAATTTACAGTTTTATACAGTCTTTCCCAAGTTAATATCTGGTTTGCTCTTCTTGGAGGAACCACAATTATTTTAGGAGCTTACTATATGTTAAGAATGTTTCAGCACGTAATGTTAGGTGAAACGAATTCTAAAACTTTTGCAGATGTTACACTTAACGAAGGAATTTCATTTACTGTAATCATTGCTGTTTTGTTATTCTTTGGTTTCTATCCAAAACCAATTACAGATTTGATTACACCAAGTTTAGAAACGATTTTAAACGTTATCAATAAAAATTAA
- a CDS encoding NADH-quinone oxidoreductase subunit N: protein MNTLIAITGLGVFCLLFEILNFRKGIVPFTILGLLGVLALNFYEFGSTESYYYNMITVSKFSTAFSSLFIILTIFLVALSHNFYENHQTKISDFIAIKIFLLAGAVAMVSFGNLAMFFLGIEILSIALYVLAASDRLNLKSNEAGMKYFLMGSFASGIILFGICLIYGAMGSFDVVEISEFSLSAELPIWFPIGMILVTIGMLFKIAAVPFHFWAPDVYEGSPALTTALMSTLAKVVAIATLFKLISGLNLIPSLENQDHLNTFENIIVIISIASMTVGNIMALRQVNVKRMLAFSGISHAGFMLMTFLTVATSAGVLLYYTAAYALAGIAAFSVILYVCKNQDNEDITNFHGLGKTNPLLAAILTGSLLSMAGIPIFSGFFAKLFLFNQTIQAGHIILVIVAVINSIISVGYYFKLILAMYSKEPNQERTGKPFLIYAVAVISIALNIVLGLFPSLVLDLLN, encoded by the coding sequence ATGAATACATTAATAGCTATAACAGGATTAGGTGTTTTCTGCCTATTGTTTGAAATTCTAAATTTTAGAAAGGGCATCGTTCCGTTTACCATTTTAGGTTTATTGGGTGTATTGGCGCTTAATTTTTATGAATTTGGATCAACAGAAAGTTACTATTACAACATGATAACAGTGAGTAAATTCTCTACTGCTTTTTCATCATTGTTTATCATCTTAACTATTTTTCTTGTAGCGTTAAGCCATAATTTTTATGAAAACCATCAGACAAAGATTTCTGATTTTATTGCCATAAAAATATTTTTATTAGCAGGAGCCGTTGCTATGGTTTCTTTTGGAAACTTAGCGATGTTTTTCCTTGGAATTGAAATTTTATCTATTGCACTTTATGTTCTTGCGGCAAGTGACCGTTTGAATCTGAAAAGTAACGAAGCAGGTATGAAATACTTTTTGATGGGTTCATTCGCATCAGGAATTATTTTATTCGGCATCTGTCTGATCTACGGAGCAATGGGAAGTTTCGATGTAGTTGAAATCAGCGAATTTTCTCTATCTGCCGAATTGCCAATCTGGTTCCCTATCGGAATGATTTTGGTAACCATCGGAATGTTATTTAAGATAGCCGCAGTCCCTTTTCATTTTTGGGCTCCGGATGTCTACGAAGGTTCACCTGCATTAACCACAGCCTTAATGAGCACTTTGGCAAAAGTGGTAGCCATTGCAACTTTATTTAAATTAATTTCGGGTTTAAATTTAATACCGTCTTTAGAAAATCAGGATCATTTAAACACTTTCGAGAATATCATCGTAATTATTTCAATTGCTTCGATGACTGTTGGTAACATTATGGCATTGCGTCAGGTAAATGTAAAGCGTATGCTGGCTTTCTCAGGAATTTCTCATGCCGGTTTTATGCTAATGACTTTCTTAACTGTAGCTACTTCAGCAGGAGTTTTATTGTACTATACTGCGGCTTATGCTTTGGCTGGGATTGCTGCTTTTAGTGTAATTTTATATGTATGTAAAAATCAAGACAACGAAGATATTACTAACTTTCACGGTTTAGGAAAAACAAATCCGTTATTGGCTGCAATATTAACCGGCTCCTTATTATCTATGGCCGGGATTCCGATTTTCTCAGGATTTTTTGCCAAACTATTTTTGTTTAATCAGACGATTCAGGCTGGTCATATTATCTTAGTGATAGTTGCTGTTATCAATTCTATCATTAGTGTTGGTTATTATTTCAAACTGATATTGGCTATGTATTCAAAAGAACCGAATCAGGAGCGTACCGGAAAACCATTTCTTATCTATGCTGTAGCTGTTATTTCAATTGCTTTAAATATTGTTTTAGGCTTATTTCCATCATTAGTTTTAGACTTATTGAATTAA
- the dinB gene encoding DNA polymerase IV, translated as MSETPVYRKIIHIDMDAFYASVEQMDNPALLGKPIAVGGSENRGVVSAASYEARKFGVRSAISGVLAKKYCPEIIFVRPRFERYKEISSKIHKIFHEYTDMVEPLSLDEAYLDVTQNKKGNPSASLLAQEIRLRILNEVGLTASAGISINKFVAKIASDYNKPNGQKTVNPDEVIPFLEELPIRKFYGVGKVTTEKMYQLGIFTGLDLKSKSLEFLEKHFGKSGKFYYYVVRGIHNSEVKPSRNTKSVASEHTFDVNLTSEIFMLEQLEKIAASLEKRLKRYNVSGKTVTLKIKYSDFTQQTRSKTLPYFISDKSLILESVEELLYQERMKDSVRLLGISLSNLNTEQKKAVVVQLKFAF; from the coding sequence ATGTCTGAAACTCCAGTTTATCGAAAAATAATCCACATCGATATGGATGCTTTTTATGCTTCGGTAGAGCAAATGGATAATCCTGCTTTACTGGGAAAGCCTATTGCAGTTGGAGGCTCAGAGAATAGAGGCGTCGTTTCGGCAGCAAGTTATGAGGCGAGAAAATTTGGTGTCAGAAGTGCTATAAGTGGTGTTTTAGCCAAGAAATATTGTCCCGAAATCATATTTGTCCGGCCTCGTTTTGAACGTTACAAAGAAATTTCATCTAAGATTCATAAAATTTTTCATGAATACACAGATATGGTTGAGCCACTTTCGCTTGATGAAGCGTATCTTGATGTGACCCAAAATAAAAAAGGAAATCCAAGTGCCTCTTTATTAGCTCAGGAAATCAGATTACGAATTTTAAACGAAGTTGGGCTTACAGCTTCTGCAGGCATTTCTATAAATAAATTTGTAGCTAAAATTGCCAGTGACTACAATAAACCCAATGGACAGAAGACGGTAAATCCGGATGAGGTAATTCCGTTTTTAGAAGAATTACCGATCAGAAAATTTTATGGCGTTGGAAAAGTGACGACAGAAAAAATGTATCAGTTGGGTATTTTTACAGGATTAGATTTAAAAAGTAAATCGCTTGAGTTTTTAGAAAAACACTTTGGTAAATCAGGTAAGTTTTATTATTACGTTGTAAGAGGAATACATAATAGTGAAGTAAAACCTTCAAGAAATACTAAATCGGTTGCATCAGAACATACTTTTGATGTCAATCTCACATCCGAAATTTTTATGCTGGAACAGCTCGAAAAAATAGCTGCTTCGTTGGAGAAAAGATTAAAAAGATACAATGTTTCAGGAAAGACGGTCACGCTTAAAATTAAATACAGCGATTTCACGCAACAAACCAGAAGCAAGACTTTACCTTATTTTATTTCTGATAAAAGCTTAATTTTAGAAAGTGTTGAAGAATTATTATATCAGGAACGAATGAAAGATTCTGTTAGATTATTAGGAATTTCTTTGAGCAACCTCAATACAGAGCAAAAAAAAGCAGTAGTTGTACAGTTAAAATTTGCCTTTTAA
- the mfd gene encoding transcription-repair coupling factor — MSKNALYTTYDNLPKAEQIATSLLEGNQIKMNISGLLGSAVSFIIRSVFKKTELPFLIVLDNKEEAAYYLNDLEQMIGEEDVLFYPASFRRPYQVDETDNANVLLRAEVLNRINSRKKPAVIVTYPEALFEKVVTRRELDKNTLKVALNDKISIDFINEVLFEYEFKRVDFITEPGEFSVRGGIVDVFSFSNDHPYRIEFFGNEVDSIRTFDVETQLSVETHKKITIIPNVENKLFQENRESFLDYIAEKTVLFIQNTEGLFSQLDKQFARAEEAFEKLSKEIKHATPEQLFLNQASFIKRSLDFSVVELASRPVYKTTKKFEFHIQPQPSFNKQFDLLLNNLSENHFNGYINYLFCSNDTQAKRFHDIFESLDEANSENIRKQYHTIVLPLYQGFIDEENQITAYTDHQIFERYHKFNIKNGYSKKQNITLKELTALSVGDYVTHIDHGIGKFGGLQKIQVEGKTQEAIKLVYADNDIVYVSIHSLHKISKYNGKDGTPPKIYKLGSNAWKVLKQKTKARVKHIAFNLIQLYAKRRLEKGFQFAPDSYLQNELESSFIYEDTPDQTKSTAEVKADMESDRPMDRLVCGDVGFGKTEVAIRAAFKAVDNSKQVAVLVPTTILAYQHYRTFSERLKDMPVSIGYLNRFRTAKQKKQTLQDLAEGKLDIVIGTHQLVNKNVVFKDLGLLIVDEEQKFGVNVKDKLKTIAANVDTLTLTATPIPRTLQFSLMAARDLSVITTPPPNRYPIETNVVGFNEEIIRDAISYEIQRNGQVFFINNRIENIKEVAGMIQRLVPNARVGIGHGQMDGAKLEELMLGFMNGDFDVLVATTIIESGLDVPNANTIFINNANNFGLSDLHQMRGRVGRSNKKAFCYFICPPYSSMTEDARKRIQALEQFSELGSGFNIAMKDLEIRGAGDLLGGEQSGFINEIGFDTYQKIMNEAIEELKENEFKDLYPEENDIDTKEYVKDIQIDADFELLFPDEYINNVSERLVLYNELGAIKDEAGLQEYEKKLIDRFGPLPKPAVALLNSIRIKWIATRVGIEKLVLKQGKMIGYFVSDQQSDYYQSAKFRKVLNFVQKQSSLCKMKEKQTVNGLRLLLTFDNVKSIKRALELMELFEE, encoded by the coding sequence TTGAGTAAAAACGCCTTATATACCACCTATGATAATCTGCCAAAAGCTGAGCAGATTGCAACAAGTTTACTGGAAGGGAATCAGATAAAAATGAACATCAGCGGATTGTTAGGATCTGCAGTATCATTTATAATCCGGTCTGTCTTCAAAAAAACCGAACTGCCTTTTTTAATTGTTTTAGACAATAAAGAAGAAGCCGCCTATTATCTAAACGATCTGGAACAAATGATTGGTGAAGAGGATGTATTGTTTTATCCTGCGTCTTTCCGTCGCCCGTATCAGGTTGATGAAACTGATAATGCGAATGTTTTGCTTCGTGCTGAGGTTTTAAATAGAATTAATTCCCGTAAAAAACCAGCTGTAATTGTTACGTATCCGGAAGCACTTTTTGAAAAAGTGGTTACGAGAAGAGAACTCGATAAAAACACTTTAAAAGTAGCTTTGAACGATAAAATTTCGATAGATTTTATCAACGAAGTCTTGTTCGAATACGAATTCAAAAGAGTAGATTTTATTACAGAACCCGGAGAGTTTTCGGTTCGTGGGGGGATTGTCGATGTATTTTCTTTTTCAAACGATCATCCATACAGAATCGAATTTTTTGGAAACGAAGTAGACAGTATCAGAACTTTTGATGTAGAAACGCAATTGTCTGTAGAAACGCATAAAAAAATCACGATTATCCCGAATGTCGAAAACAAACTTTTTCAGGAAAATCGCGAAAGCTTTTTAGATTATATTGCAGAAAAAACCGTTCTTTTCATTCAAAATACTGAAGGACTTTTTAGTCAGTTGGACAAACAATTTGCAAGAGCAGAAGAAGCTTTTGAGAAACTTTCGAAAGAAATAAAACACGCGACGCCAGAGCAATTGTTTTTAAATCAGGCGTCGTTTATAAAAAGATCTTTGGACTTTTCTGTTGTAGAATTGGCTTCAAGACCCGTTTATAAAACGACTAAAAAATTCGAATTTCATATTCAGCCTCAGCCTTCGTTCAACAAACAATTTGATTTATTGCTGAATAATTTAAGCGAAAATCATTTTAACGGATATATCAATTATTTGTTTTGTTCGAATGATACACAGGCAAAACGTTTTCACGATATTTTTGAAAGTTTAGATGAAGCCAATTCAGAAAATATCCGAAAACAATATCACACCATTGTACTGCCTTTATACCAAGGTTTTATTGATGAAGAAAACCAGATTACAGCTTATACAGATCATCAGATTTTTGAGCGTTATCATAAATTCAACATCAAAAACGGTTATTCTAAAAAGCAGAATATTACGTTAAAAGAACTGACGGCACTTTCTGTGGGCGATTACGTAACACATATCGATCACGGAATCGGGAAGTTTGGCGGACTGCAAAAGATTCAGGTCGAAGGAAAAACACAGGAAGCCATAAAACTGGTTTATGCCGATAATGATATTGTGTATGTAAGCATTCACTCGCTTCATAAAATCTCAAAATACAACGGAAAAGACGGAACGCCTCCAAAAATATATAAATTAGGTTCGAACGCCTGGAAGGTTTTAAAACAGAAAACCAAAGCGCGCGTTAAACATATTGCATTCAATTTGATTCAGCTCTATGCAAAGCGCCGTTTAGAAAAAGGTTTTCAGTTTGCGCCAGACAGCTATCTTCAAAACGAATTAGAAAGTTCGTTTATTTATGAAGATACTCCGGATCAAACCAAATCAACGGCAGAAGTAAAAGCAGATATGGAAAGCGATCGCCCAATGGATCGTTTGGTTTGCGGTGACGTTGGTTTCGGAAAAACTGAAGTTGCGATTCGTGCAGCTTTTAAAGCCGTTGACAATAGCAAACAAGTGGCCGTTTTGGTTCCGACTACTATTTTGGCGTATCAGCATTACAGAACTTTTTCGGAACGTTTAAAAGATATGCCCGTTTCAATCGGTTATTTAAACCGATTTAGAACGGCGAAACAAAAAAAGCAAACGCTACAAGATTTAGCCGAAGGAAAACTTGATATTGTTATTGGAACACATCAATTGGTCAATAAAAATGTGGTTTTCAAAGACCTTGGTTTATTGATTGTCGATGAGGAACAGAAGTTTGGAGTAAACGTAAAAGATAAACTAAAAACGATTGCTGCGAATGTTGATACGCTGACATTAACGGCAACGCCTATTCCGAGAACGCTTCAGTTTTCATTGATGGCTGCGCGCGATTTATCGGTGATAACAACGCCTCCGCCAAATCGTTATCCGATTGAAACGAATGTGGTTGGTTTTAATGAAGAAATTATCCGCGATGCAATTTCGTATGAAATTCAGCGAAACGGACAGGTTTTCTTTATCAATAACCGAATCGAAAATATAAAAGAAGTGGCCGGAATGATTCAGCGTCTGGTTCCAAATGCAAGAGTCGGAATTGGTCATGGACAAATGGACGGCGCTAAACTCGAAGAATTGATGTTAGGTTTTATGAACGGCGATTTTGACGTTTTGGTCGCAACCACAATCATCGAAAGCGGATTAGACGTTCCAAATGCCAACACGATTTTCATTAATAATGCGAATAATTTTGGATTGTCAGATCTGCACCAAATGCGTGGTCGAGTAGGTCGAAGCAACAAAAAAGCATTCTGTTACTTCATCTGCCCGCCGTATTCATCCATGACCGAAGATGCCAGAAAACGTATTCAGGCGTTGGAGCAGTTCAGCGAACTCGGAAGCGGTTTCAACATAGCTATGAAAGATCTTGAAATTCGTGGTGCCGGAGATTTATTAGGCGGCGAACAAAGCGGTTTCATTAATGAAATTGGTTTTGATACGTACCAAAAAATCATGAACGAAGCGATTGAAGAATTGAAGGAAAACGAATTCAAAGATTTATATCCTGAGGAAAATGATATTGATACCAAAGAATATGTAAAAGACATTCAAATTGATGCCGATTTTGAGTTATTATTCCCAGATGAGTATATCAATAACGTTTCAGAACGTTTGGTTTTATATAACGAATTGGGCGCTATAAAAGACGAAGCCGGATTACAGGAGTACGAGAAAAAATTAATCGATCGCTTTGGACCATTGCCAAAACCCGCCGTTGCTTTATTGAACAGTATCCGAATAAAATGGATTGCAACAAGGGTCGGAATTGAGAAATTAGTCCTTAAACAAGGCAAAATGATTGGCTATTTTGTATCCGATCAGCAATCAGATTATTATCAATCTGCTAAGTTTAGAAAAGTTTTAAATTTTGTTCAAAAACAAAGCTCACTCTGCAAGATGAAAGAGAAACAAACCGTCAACGGATTACGTTTGCTATTGACTTTTGATAATGTGAAATCAATAAAACGGGCTTTGGAATTAATGGAGCTGTTTGAAGAATAG
- a CDS encoding PAS domain-containing protein, with translation MNSVNNYGVFLEEYEANLNCNSVPILCWDFHYESINELKTFSSDLKRIKNISDKFKWEITHLDINERLKQEVVLITDPEQKIIFASEGITKMTGYTEKEILGKGPKMFQGPMTCPSVLNEIKIAIEKQIPFEKTILNYKKNGETYNCTIHGFPVFNLKGNLSHFIAFEKEAA, from the coding sequence ATGAATTCTGTAAATAATTATGGCGTGTTTCTCGAAGAATATGAGGCAAATCTAAATTGCAACTCTGTTCCGATACTTTGCTGGGATTTTCATTATGAATCCATAAATGAACTGAAAACATTTTCTTCCGACTTAAAAAGAATCAAAAACATTTCTGATAAATTTAAATGGGAAATCACGCATTTAGATATTAACGAACGGCTGAAACAAGAAGTTGTGTTGATTACAGATCCGGAACAGAAAATAATTTTTGCTTCTGAAGGAATTACTAAAATGACAGGTTATACCGAGAAAGAAATTTTGGGAAAAGGGCCAAAAATGTTTCAGGGGCCTATGACTTGTCCTTCAGTTTTAAATGAAATTAAAATTGCAATCGAAAAACAAATTCCTTTCGAAAAAACAATTTTAAATTATAAAAAGAATGGTGAAACCTATAATTGTACCATTCATGGTTTTCCTGTTTTTAACCTGAAAGGGAATTTATCACATTTTATAGCTTTTGAAAAAGAAGCAGCATAA
- a CDS encoding Bax inhibitor-1/YccA family protein, with protein sequence MNFNSKNPFLSDKRFSSNAVSKTEEVHHAQIIDYNQDMTISGTINKTAILFLLLCAGAMLTWWMAFNGMNAMLPAIGGAIVAFILVLISAFKPQASPYLAPGYALFEGLFIGGISAIFEAKFPGIVINAVGATLVTFLVCLGLYKFKIVKVNEQFRSVVIAATLAIATYYLISWIVSMFTNYTPVHHGNSLMSIGISVFVIIVAALNLFLDFDQIEKGAQQRMPKFMEWYGAMGLMITLVWLYIEFLRLLSKFASRD encoded by the coding sequence ATGAACTTCAATTCGAAAAATCCATTTTTAAGCGACAAACGTTTTTCTTCAAACGCTGTTTCAAAAACTGAAGAAGTGCATCATGCACAAATTATTGATTACAATCAGGATATGACTATATCCGGAACTATCAATAAAACAGCTATTTTATTCTTATTGTTATGTGCCGGAGCAATGTTGACATGGTGGATGGCATTTAACGGAATGAACGCAATGCTGCCAGCTATTGGTGGTGCTATTGTTGCCTTTATCTTGGTTTTAATTTCAGCATTCAAACCACAGGCTTCTCCTTATTTAGCTCCCGGTTATGCTTTGTTTGAAGGCTTATTTATCGGAGGGATTTCTGCTATTTTCGAGGCTAAATTTCCAGGAATCGTAATTAATGCTGTTGGAGCAACTTTAGTTACATTTTTAGTTTGTCTGGGATTGTATAAATTTAAAATTGTAAAAGTAAATGAGCAATTCAGATCAGTAGTTATTGCTGCTACACTGGCAATTGCAACTTATTATTTAATTTCGTGGATTGTTTCTATGTTTACAAACTACACGCCTGTTCATCATGGAAATTCATTGATGAGTATCGGAATTAGTGTTTTTGTAATCATTGTTGCTGCACTAAACCTATTTTTGGATTTTGACCAAATTGAAAAAGGTGCACAGCAAAGAATGCCAAAATTTATGGAATGGTACGGCGCTATGGGATTGATGATTACCTTAGTTTGGTTGTACATTGAATTCCTTAGATTATTATCAAAATTTGCAAGCAGAGATTAA